The region GCTTGCAGTATGTATTCTTCATTTAAATGCATGGAAAGAATGATCACGCGTACAAGAGGAAATTCCTTTGATATGCGTACCGACGCCTCCAAACCATTTAACCCCGGCATCGCAATGTCCATTAAAACCACATCCGGGCTATGCGCTCTAACCAAGCGCAGCGCTTCACGACCATCACTTGCTTCCGCAATGACTTCTATCCCTGCAATATTATTTAGCAGGGAGCGAATACCAGCGCGTACCAGTGTATGGTCATCTGCAAGTAAAATGCGAATGGGCTTCATTTTAAGTCTTTCCTTTTCTAGTTTCCTTGGGCAAGGATGAGGTTATGGGAAGACGGGCACTAATTGTAGTCCCTTTGGTTGGCGTGGATTTAATCTTCATCTCGCCACCGACCAGCAGAGTGCGTTCTTGCATTCCCAGTAACCCAAAACCCACACCGCGCATAGCACGTTTCTTTACGGCGCGTAGACTAAAACCAACTCCGTCATCATGGATGACCAGTTCCAGTACCTTATCATGCTGCCGTAATTCAATTTGTACATTTTTTGCCCGCGCGTGGCGTACTATATTGGTCAGGGCTTCTTGGATGATGCGAAAACACACGGTCTCAAGGTACGCGGGCAAGCGCATCTGTGGAGGATCAACGACCAATTTCGCAGCAAGTCCTGCTCGCTGACTGTGGCGATTTAGATACCATCGCAGCGTAGCCACTAGCCCAAGATCGTCTAGCATGGAAGGCCGCAAATCTAGGGAAAGATTCCGTACCTGATCGAGAGCTCTGTCAATAATGAGAACGCTTTCTTCCAGGCGAGACTTGTATCGGAGGTCCTTGCCCAACCCCTGCATCGCCTGCAAATTGATCTTCACGGCCGTGAGGACCTGGCCAATTTCATCGTGCAATTCATGCGCAATGTGGTGGCGCTCGGTCTCTTGTATGTCCATCAGGTTACGGGAAAGGCTCCGCAGTCGACTGGAATACTGCTTCATTTTCTTCTCTGCCTGCATGCGGTCGGAGACGTCCTCACAAACAATAAGGACAACTTTATTACCATCGGCATCCGCCACGGCACGAGCAGTCTCTCTTACCCATAAAACGCTCTCATCCTTCTTAACCTTGCGAATAATGCATCGATAGTTCTTTCCAGGATTCTTTAAACACTTGGTGAGCATCTGTCTTATTGCTCTTCTGTCATTTGGGTGAAAAACCACGCGCATCGAATGCCCAATTAACTCTTCGACGGTGTAACCAAGTTGTTCTGCTCCAAACTGGTTTACGGAAAGAATCTTCCCTTCTCCATTCACAGTGAAATACATGGCCGGATTTTCTTCGTACAAAACACGATACCGTTCTTTACTATCGCGCAACACCTCTGCCTGCCGCGCATTATTTATCGCTACCTCGATCTGCTTTGCCACAATTTCTAACAATCTTAATTCTTCTTCATCAAAGGCACTCTTTTGCAAAGAATTTACATTTATGCATCCCACGCTCTTACCTTCAAAGTGAATAGGCATAGAGACATAGCTCTTTGTTCCTATATCCCTTCCAGCACGACCAATAATTGTATCTTGGTCTATATCGGCACAATACCTGGGCTTTCCCCCTATGATTGTTTTCCAGGTAAAGTCCTTCGGATAGGGGATTCTTCTTATCCGGTCAACATTGCGATCAGTATAGCCTCTATAAGCCATTAGAACCGCTTCGACACCTCTTAGATCGCCGATGTCTTCTCGTTCGACCAAGTAAAGTGAAACGTTGTCTGCCCTATCTATATTTTTACTCATTGATTCTACTGCATTTTCCAATACTTCTTGGAGATTAATTGACTGATGGACACTTTTAGCCACAGCGGAAATAATTTCTTCATAACGCTTCTTCTTCGTTAATTCTCTATAAAGGTTTGCCTTAGCTATTGAGATGGCAATCTGAGTACCAAGGCTAGAAAGCAAATTCACTTCTCTCTCATCAAACTTCCGTTCCTTATAGCTTAAGAACCAAATAACACCTATGCTCTTCCCATTTTGTAATATAGGTATCCCTAAAATACTGTGGTGACCTAAGTCTCTACCAGCAGGACCTATATCGGGGTCCTTTTGAACATCCTCAATATTTGTTACCAAACCAGTATTAATAAGCTTCCATGTAATTCCTCTAGGGTATGGTATTCTAGAAGCCCTTTTTAGATAATCCTCTGGAACATTTCTATAGGCCTGAATTACAGCTTCATTTGTATTTTCATCCACTAAATAAATCATCGCCATATCCACATTTTCTAATTCAGTAACCGAATCTAAGGCAATGCTGTAGATCTCCTGCAGGTCAAGGGACTTATGCACGGCTTGATTGATAGTATTTATTATTCCTAAGTCTCTACTTCTCTTATCTAAATCCTCATATAATCCTCTTAGCTCTTCTGTCTGTTTTTGTGATTTTTCATACAGCGATGCCTGCACTATCGCTATCCCAATCTGACTTCCTATAGCATTGAGGAGATTCATATCTCGGGAACTAAGCTCCAATACTCTTCGACTTGCAAAAATTACTACTCCTGTTGCTCTGTCCTCCTGCTTTATAGGAACTGCCACCACAGCATGGTGACCCAATACCCTTCCTGCAGCCCCAAGGTCCGGGTCTTCTTGAGCATCCTCAATAAAGGTAAATTCCCCCGAGTTGATAAACATCCATGTTATACCCTTAGGATAGGGTATCCTCCCTGCTCTACTTACAAAGTCGTCTGTGAGTCCCCTGTGTGCCTGAAGCACTGCCTCATTTATATCCTCATCCACAAGATAAATCGCTATAAGATCAAAGGCTGTTATTCCCACTACCTTATCCAGAGCAATATTCAATACTTCTTTAAGGTCTAAAGACTTATGAACTGAGGTAGCTATTAGATTTAGAGCTGATAAATCTTCATTTATTAACTCTAAGTCTTTAGTCTTTTTTGCCTTAGCCACTGCTAAGGCAATCTGGGTACCAATGGAAGTAAAAAACTCGATTTCCCTTCTACCAAACTTATTCCTTTTATTGCTATGAAAATGAAAAACACCAATCGTTCTTTCTCCTATCTTTATAGGCACTGACAAAAAGCTCTTAAATCCAGATTCCTTACCGACAGGACCAACGTATGGATCAGTTGATACATCTTGAACAACATAGACCACACCCGAATTAATAACCCTCCATGTCACACCCCTAAGATATGGTATCCTCCCTGCTTTCTCTAAATATTGATCAGGGTATCCTCTATAGGCCTCAAGTATCGCTTCATTTGTAGCTTCATCAACCAAATATATCCCTACGATATCTATATCCGTTAGTTCCATAACCTTGTCTATAGCGATATTTAAAACCTCTTTGAGGTCTGATGACTTATGAACCGCTTCCATAATAGTATTTAATATCCTCAGATCCTCTCCTCCCACGAAGTTGCGCTCGGCAACATCACGAAAGCTCCACACGCTTCCAACTGTTGTTTCTCCAATCCGTTGGGGTTTAGAGTAACGTTCGAAGGTTCTTCCATCCTTTAATTCAACGGTCTCGCAGCTCTCCCCATCCGGTTGGGAATACGATTCTCTCATCTTTATGAGAAAGCCTTCAGGATTTTTTAGTTGATCTAGGACGAACTCCAGTGCTCGGTTATTATCACGCAATGTTATTATCGATGCAGGGATTCGCCACATCTCTACAAATTTTCGATTAAAGCTTACTATCTTTCCTTCTCTGTCAACTACAAGAATCCCGTCGGTGGTTGAGTCAAGCGTTGCAAGTTGGAAAGAAAGGGATCTCTCAAGTTCTTCCACCGCTCGCTTGCGCTCTGAAGACTCCAAGGCCAGAGAAGCGATATCGGCTATCGAGACTGCAAAATTCTGTTCTTCGGCTGTCCACCTTCTCATCTTTCCAGTATGCTCATGACAAACGATGCCAACAATTTTCCCATGATGTCGAATAGGGACATCCATCAGTGAAGTGATTCTA is a window of Thermodesulfobacteriota bacterium DNA encoding:
- a CDS encoding GAF domain-containing protein, with product MKHGYMTKEQFIKYQTTLLELAKINNSELDSSLKIITEVDSNTLGIERVSVCLFNEDHSEIVCKDLYKMSEDTHEKGLRLKSRDYPGFFQALEEGRILSVNNTCTDCRTSECMGGYLKPFRITSLMDVPIRHHGKIVGIVCHEHTGKMRRWTAEEQNFAVSIADIASLALESSERKRAVEELERSLSFQLATLDSTTDGILVVDREGKIVSFNRKFVEMWRIPASIITLRDNNRALEFVLDQLKNPEGFLIKMRESYSQPDGESCETVELKDGRTFERYSKPQRIGETTVGSVWSFRDVAERNFVGGEDLRILNTIMEAVHKSSDLKEVLNIAIDKVMELTDIDIVGIYLVDEATNEAILEAYRGYPDQYLEKAGRIPYLRGVTWRVINSGVVYVVQDVSTDPYVGPVGKESGFKSFLSVPIKIGERTIGVFHFHSNKRNKFGRREIEFFTSIGTQIALAVAKAKKTKDLELINEDLSALNLIATSVHKSLDLKEVLNIALDKVVGITAFDLIAIYLVDEDINEAVLQAHRGLTDDFVSRAGRIPYPKGITWMFINSGEFTFIEDAQEDPDLGAAGRVLGHHAVVAVPIKQEDRATGVVIFASRRVLELSSRDMNLLNAIGSQIGIAIVQASLYEKSQKQTEELRGLYEDLDKRSRDLGIINTINQAVHKSLDLQEIYSIALDSVTELENVDMAMIYLVDENTNEAVIQAYRNVPEDYLKRASRIPYPRGITWKLINTGLVTNIEDVQKDPDIGPAGRDLGHHSILGIPILQNGKSIGVIWFLSYKERKFDEREVNLLSSLGTQIAISIAKANLYRELTKKKRYEEIISAVAKSVHQSINLQEVLENAVESMSKNIDRADNVSLYLVEREDIGDLRGVEAVLMAYRGYTDRNVDRIRRIPYPKDFTWKTIIGGKPRYCADIDQDTIIGRAGRDIGTKSYVSMPIHFEGKSVGCINVNSLQKSAFDEEELRLLEIVAKQIEVAINNARQAEVLRDSKERYRVLYEENPAMYFTVNGEGKILSVNQFGAEQLGYTVEELIGHSMRVVFHPNDRRAIRQMLTKCLKNPGKNYRCIIRKVKKDESVLWVRETARAVADADGNKVVLIVCEDVSDRMQAEKKMKQYSSRLRSLSRNLMDIQETERHHIAHELHDEIGQVLTAVKINLQAMQGLGKDLRYKSRLEESVLIIDRALDQVRNLSLDLRPSMLDDLGLVATLRWYLNRHSQRAGLAAKLVVDPPQMRLPAYLETVCFRIIQEALTNIVRHARAKNVQIELRQHDKVLELVIHDDGVGFSLRAVKKRAMRGVGFGLLGMQERTLLVGGEMKIKSTPTKGTTISARLPITSSLPKETRKGKT